A genomic segment from Curtobacterium sp. MCSS17_007 encodes:
- a CDS encoding helix-turn-helix transcriptional regulator: MVRLPLSPDELERGRRLGALLRRARGDRSMLDVALVAGVSPETLRKIETGRIATPSFATIAAVAGVVGLSLDELWAAVHPSLQQTPPTTARPSLGGLGRAGVAASGGVRS, encoded by the coding sequence ATGGTCCGTCTCCCGCTCAGCCCGGACGAGCTCGAACGCGGTCGCCGGCTCGGCGCGCTGCTGCGGCGCGCCCGCGGCGACCGCTCGATGCTCGACGTCGCCCTCGTCGCCGGGGTCTCCCCGGAGACGCTGCGGAAGATCGAGACCGGTCGGATCGCCACGCCGTCCTTCGCGACGATCGCGGCCGTCGCGGGTGTCGTCGGACTCTCGCTCGACGAGCTCTGGGCAGCGGTGCACCCTTCCCTGCAGCAGACCCCGCCCACGACCGCCCGCCCGTCCCTGGGCGGCCTCGGACGTGCCGGTGTCGCTGCGAGCGGTGGCGTCCGGTCCTAG
- a CDS encoding Pls/PosA family non-ribosomal peptide synthetase: MSTGTTDLQAPLARGQYAPAPRTLLDVLEATARATPDALALEDPAGTIDYATLLRLVRTQADDLATRGVRRGDRVGVRIPSGGRDLYLSILAVLAAGAAYVPVDADDPEERAALVFGEAGVVGVVGAGGVLRTRGDPDAEPAPVVAPGARAGTPRVEDDAWVIFTSGSTGVPKGVAVTHRSAAAFVDAEARMFLQDAPIGPGDRVLAGLSVAFDASCEEMWLAWGHGACLVPAPRSLVRTGVDLGPWLIAHTITVVSTVPTLAALWPDDALEQVRLVIFGGEACPPELAARIASRDRELWNTYGPTEATVVACGALMDGGQPVRIGLPLDGWDLAVVDEQGRRVAPGGVGELVIGGVGLGRYLDPAKDAEKYAPFPELGWDRAYRSGDLVRYEPEGLVFQGRADDQVKLGGRRIELGEVDAALQGLEDVAGGAAVVQRTPAGNQVLVGYVAPVAGATIDTGAANARLREELPAALVPLLAVVDALPTRTSGKVDRAALPWPLPGATDAALLPDTVAWIAERWSAILGVPVTSVDDDFFAHGGGSLTAAQLVSAIRERFPVTTVADVYDHPRIGALAAALDDAGPAAAARRPVRPVAPTTGLLLTLLGLPVQVLRGLRVLTWTALVGAVLHATTLPVVPVLPWWALVVALLLFVTPIGKMTVTVVLARLLLVGVRPGDHPRGGSVHVRVWLAERIAEAVDGPSTAGAPWISYYARALGARVGRDVDLHTLPPVTGMLTVGKRASIEPEVDLAGHWVDGDLFRLGHVRVDADAVVHSRSTLLPGAHVGEGAEVEAGSAVTGRVPAGERWAGSPAERVGSARHGREARPPARRRWLAAYGVGSVVVAGLPVAGVAAGLAVVVALVGPAGSIGAAVLRGLAAVPVATLVAGLVYAVLVVAAVRLLALGLREGRHPVRSRSGWQAWCTERVLDAARTLLFPLYASLVTPVWLRVLGARVGRDTEISTVLLIPSLTQIASGAFLADDTMVATYELGGGYVRIGRSKVGRRAFLGNSGMTGAGRSVPREALVAVLSAVPKKAKRGSSWLGSPPVRLRRAAAEFDEERTFRPPRRLKVARACWELLRLVAPMLSGAIALGVAGSLLALWSAVGIGWTVLLAGPVLIAAGAVAAAVSTAAKWVFVGRIDAREHPLWSSFVWRNEVQDTFVETVARPWFAEQATGTPALATWLRSLGAGIGRGTWIETYWLPEADLVSIGDGASVARGTVVQTHLFHDRVMQLDTVRLEDGATLGPHSVALPASGIGAGATVGPSSLVMRGEQVPGGTQWAGNPIAPWPSAPPVPVVERTAQTDGDLVVADSAAP; encoded by the coding sequence ATGAGCACCGGCACCACGGACCTCCAGGCCCCCCTCGCCCGCGGCCAGTACGCACCCGCCCCGCGCACCCTCCTCGACGTCCTCGAGGCGACCGCGCGCGCCACGCCCGACGCCCTCGCGCTCGAGGACCCGGCTGGCACGATCGACTACGCGACGCTGCTGCGGCTCGTCCGGACGCAGGCCGACGACCTCGCCACGCGCGGCGTCCGGCGCGGCGACCGGGTCGGCGTGCGCATCCCGTCGGGCGGGCGCGACCTGTACCTGTCGATCCTCGCGGTCCTCGCGGCGGGTGCCGCCTACGTGCCGGTCGACGCGGACGACCCGGAGGAACGCGCCGCCCTGGTCTTCGGCGAGGCCGGGGTCGTCGGCGTGGTCGGGGCCGGCGGCGTCCTGCGCACGCGCGGGGACCCGGACGCCGAGCCCGCTCCCGTCGTCGCCCCGGGCGCCCGTGCCGGGACGCCGAGGGTCGAGGACGACGCCTGGGTGATCTTCACGTCCGGGTCCACGGGCGTGCCCAAGGGCGTCGCGGTGACACACCGCTCCGCAGCTGCCTTCGTCGACGCCGAGGCACGGATGTTCCTGCAGGACGCGCCGATCGGCCCCGGCGACCGCGTGCTCGCCGGCCTGAGCGTCGCGTTCGACGCCTCGTGCGAGGAGATGTGGCTGGCCTGGGGCCACGGCGCGTGCCTGGTGCCCGCCCCGCGGTCCCTCGTCCGCACCGGGGTCGACCTCGGCCCCTGGCTCATCGCGCACACGATCACCGTCGTGTCCACCGTGCCGACCCTCGCGGCACTGTGGCCCGACGACGCCCTCGAGCAGGTCCGGCTCGTGATCTTCGGCGGCGAAGCGTGCCCACCCGAACTGGCCGCCCGCATCGCGTCCCGCGACCGGGAGCTCTGGAACACCTACGGTCCGACCGAGGCGACCGTCGTCGCGTGCGGCGCCCTGATGGACGGCGGCCAGCCGGTGCGGATCGGCCTGCCGCTCGACGGGTGGGACCTGGCGGTCGTCGACGAGCAGGGCCGGCGGGTCGCCCCTGGCGGGGTGGGCGAGCTCGTCATCGGCGGGGTCGGCCTCGGCCGGTACCTCGACCCGGCGAAGGACGCCGAGAAGTACGCGCCCTTCCCGGAGCTCGGCTGGGACCGGGCGTACCGGAGCGGCGACCTCGTCCGCTACGAGCCCGAGGGGCTCGTCTTCCAGGGCCGCGCGGACGACCAGGTGAAGCTCGGCGGTCGCCGGATCGAGCTCGGGGAGGTCGACGCCGCACTGCAGGGCCTCGAGGACGTCGCCGGCGGGGCGGCCGTCGTGCAGCGCACCCCGGCCGGCAACCAGGTGCTGGTCGGCTACGTCGCTCCCGTGGCCGGCGCGACGATCGACACGGGCGCGGCGAACGCCCGCCTGCGCGAGGAGCTGCCCGCCGCCCTCGTGCCGCTCCTCGCGGTGGTCGACGCCCTGCCCACCAGGACGTCCGGCAAGGTCGACCGCGCCGCACTGCCGTGGCCGCTGCCCGGCGCCACCGACGCCGCGCTGCTCCCCGACACCGTGGCGTGGATCGCCGAGCGCTGGTCGGCGATCCTCGGGGTCCCGGTGACGAGCGTCGACGACGACTTCTTCGCCCACGGCGGCGGGTCGTTGACCGCCGCACAGCTCGTCTCCGCGATCCGCGAGCGCTTCCCGGTGACGACCGTCGCGGACGTCTACGACCACCCGCGCATCGGTGCCCTCGCCGCTGCCCTGGACGACGCCGGCCCCGCCGCTGCCGCGCGCCGTCCGGTGCGTCCGGTCGCGCCGACGACCGGGCTCCTGCTCACCCTGCTCGGCCTGCCGGTCCAGGTGCTCCGCGGCCTCCGGGTGCTGACGTGGACGGCACTCGTCGGGGCGGTCCTGCACGCGACCACGCTGCCCGTCGTCCCGGTCCTGCCCTGGTGGGCACTCGTCGTCGCGCTCCTGCTGTTCGTCACCCCGATCGGCAAGATGACGGTGACCGTCGTGCTCGCACGACTCCTGCTCGTCGGGGTCCGTCCGGGTGACCACCCCCGCGGCGGCTCGGTGCACGTGCGCGTCTGGCTCGCCGAACGCATCGCCGAGGCCGTCGACGGCCCCTCGACCGCCGGCGCCCCGTGGATCAGCTACTACGCGCGAGCGCTCGGAGCCCGCGTCGGCCGCGACGTCGACCTGCACACGCTGCCGCCGGTCACCGGCATGCTCACCGTCGGCAAGCGGGCATCGATCGAACCCGAGGTCGACCTCGCCGGGCACTGGGTCGACGGCGACCTGTTCCGGCTCGGGCACGTGCGGGTGGACGCGGACGCGGTGGTGCACAGCCGCTCGACCCTGCTGCCAGGGGCGCACGTCGGCGAGGGCGCCGAGGTCGAGGCCGGCTCCGCGGTGACCGGCCGGGTCCCCGCCGGGGAGCGCTGGGCGGGCTCGCCGGCGGAGCGCGTCGGGTCGGCCCGGCACGGACGGGAGGCACGTCCCCCTGCCCGACGCCGGTGGCTCGCCGCGTACGGGGTCGGCTCCGTCGTCGTGGCGGGTCTGCCCGTCGCGGGCGTCGCCGCCGGACTCGCGGTCGTGGTCGCGCTGGTCGGTCCGGCCGGCTCGATCGGCGCCGCGGTGCTCCGCGGGCTCGCCGCCGTCCCCGTCGCCACCCTCGTCGCGGGGCTCGTGTACGCCGTCCTCGTGGTCGCCGCCGTCCGGCTGCTGGCCCTCGGGCTCCGCGAGGGACGTCACCCGGTACGCTCCCGGTCCGGTTGGCAGGCCTGGTGCACCGAGCGGGTGCTCGACGCCGCCCGGACCCTGCTCTTCCCGCTGTACGCGTCGCTCGTCACCCCGGTGTGGCTGCGCGTCCTGGGTGCTCGCGTCGGTCGGGACACCGAGATCTCCACGGTGCTGCTCATCCCCTCGCTCACCCAGATCGCCTCCGGCGCCTTCCTGGCGGACGACACCATGGTCGCGACGTACGAGCTGGGCGGCGGCTACGTGCGCATCGGCCGGTCGAAGGTCGGTCGGCGGGCGTTCCTCGGCAACTCCGGCATGACCGGGGCCGGGCGGTCGGTCCCTCGCGAGGCCCTGGTCGCCGTCCTCTCCGCCGTGCCGAAGAAGGCCAAGCGCGGGTCGTCCTGGCTGGGATCGCCGCCGGTCCGGCTGCGCCGTGCCGCCGCCGAGTTCGACGAGGAGCGCACCTTCCGACCGCCGCGCCGGCTCAAGGTCGCCCGCGCGTGCTGGGAGCTGCTCCGCCTGGTCGCGCCGATGCTGTCCGGCGCGATCGCCCTCGGGGTCGCCGGGAGCCTGCTGGCACTGTGGTCCGCCGTCGGCATCGGTTGGACCGTGCTCCTCGCCGGTCCCGTGCTCATCGCCGCGGGAGCCGTTGCCGCCGCCGTCTCCACGGCCGCCAAGTGGGTCTTCGTCGGCCGGATCGACGCACGCGAGCACCCGCTCTGGTCGTCCTTCGTGTGGCGCAACGAGGTGCAGGACACCTTCGTCGAGACCGTGGCCCGGCCGTGGTTCGCAGAGCAGGCGACGGGCACGCCGGCGTTGGCCACGTGGCTCCGCAGCCTCGGCGCGGGCATCGGCCGCGGCACCTGGATCGAGACGTACTGGCTGCCGGAGGCGGACCTCGTGTCCATCGGCGACGGCGCGTCGGTCGCCCGCGGGACCGTGGTGCAGACGCACCTGTTCCACGACCGGGTGATGCAGCTCGACACCGTCCGGCTCGAGGACGGCGCCACCCTCGGCCCGCACAGCGTCGCCCTGCCCGCGTCGGGGATCGGTGCCGGCGCGACCGTGGGGCCGTCGTCGCTGGTGATGCGCGGCGAGCAGGTGCCCGGCGGGACCCAGTGGGCGGGCAACCCGATCGCCCCGTGGCCCTCCGCTCCGCCCGTACCGGTCGTGGAACGCACCGCACAGACCGACGGGGACCTCGTCGTGGCAGACTCGGCGGCACCGTGA
- a CDS encoding LmeA family phospholipid-binding protein encodes MSAATEPTRKRRRWPVVLVVLVLVLAALVVVAEFVLRGVVDRIIADQVEQSLPEGATGEVTAHADGIVIPQLLAGTLDRVDITSDRLTVDGIPLAADVTAHDVPVDGVGDVHDVDGHVTLAASSVKDLAKYSPLFDRLRLVDDGVELSGSTAVLGFDITYAATGDVVTQRDGRGVTITPQNVRITNSALGLEVDSIPGVTNVPVRVCTAQFLPEQLRIRSLDISAEQATVRVTAESLPLTEQGLRTVGRCD; translated from the coding sequence ATGTCCGCAGCCACCGAGCCCACCCGGAAGCGCCGTCGCTGGCCCGTCGTCCTCGTCGTCCTGGTGCTCGTGCTCGCCGCACTCGTGGTCGTCGCGGAGTTCGTCCTCCGCGGCGTCGTGGACCGGATCATCGCCGACCAGGTCGAGCAGTCCCTGCCCGAGGGTGCCACCGGCGAGGTGACCGCCCACGCCGACGGCATCGTCATCCCGCAGCTGCTCGCCGGCACGCTCGACCGCGTCGACATCACGTCGGACCGCCTGACGGTCGACGGCATCCCGCTCGCAGCGGACGTCACGGCGCACGACGTCCCCGTCGACGGCGTGGGTGACGTGCACGACGTCGACGGTCACGTCACGCTCGCCGCCTCGAGTGTCAAGGACCTCGCGAAGTACAGCCCGCTCTTCGACCGGCTGCGGCTCGTGGACGACGGCGTCGAGCTGTCGGGCTCCACCGCGGTGCTCGGCTTCGACATCACGTACGCGGCGACGGGCGACGTCGTGACGCAGCGCGACGGCCGTGGCGTGACGATCACCCCGCAGAACGTGCGGATCACGAACTCCGCCCTGGGCCTCGAGGTCGACTCGATCCCCGGGGTCACGAACGTCCCCGTCCGGGTCTGCACCGCGCAGTTCCTGCCCGAGCAGCTGCGCATCCGGTCGCTGGACATCAGCGCGGAGCAGGCGACCGTGCGGGTCACCGCCGAGTCGCTGCCGCTCACCGAGCAGGGCCTCCGCACGGTCGGCCGCTGCGACTGA
- a CDS encoding M1 family metallopeptidase — protein MKPNPDADPYTPHSGDRRWSALHYDLRLGYRVATNRLDATATVTGRAAERLDRIVLDLHGLRVDRVDVDGARATKVSSSTHKLTVTPAEPVGGGAEFTVHVRYRGAPHPLRSPWGQIGWEELTDGVIVAAQPTGAPSWFPCNDRPDDKATYRFEVTAETGYDVVANGDLLGRERARAGTTWTYAVTEPMATYLATVQIGRYRTTTLHGAARATAAVGTLPTVTVHHPADMTAAVRTDFGRVPDMLALYADVFGPYPFSSYGIVVTDDELEIPLEAHGLAVFGRNHVDGAHGTDRLIAHELAHQWWGNSVTAARWRDIWLHEGFACYAEWLWSEHRGGDTADTLAERHRTGLLAGPQDLVVADPGAADMFDDRVYKRGALALHAVRRTFGDAAFTAGLRTITAAHRHGSVTSAAVYEAFATAAGVPVLAVRRVTGPWIDEPGVPALPDAGES, from the coding sequence GTGAAGCCGAACCCCGACGCCGACCCCTACACCCCGCACAGCGGCGACCGGCGGTGGAGCGCGCTGCACTACGACCTCCGCCTGGGCTACCGCGTGGCGACGAACCGGCTCGACGCCACGGCGACCGTGACCGGCCGCGCTGCGGAGCGCCTCGACCGGATCGTGCTCGACCTGCACGGCCTGCGCGTCGACCGCGTCGACGTCGACGGAGCCCGCGCGACCAAGGTGTCGTCGTCCACGCACAAGCTGACCGTCACGCCGGCCGAGCCCGTCGGCGGCGGCGCCGAGTTCACCGTGCACGTGCGCTACCGCGGAGCCCCGCACCCCCTGCGCAGCCCGTGGGGCCAGATCGGGTGGGAGGAGCTGACCGACGGCGTCATCGTGGCCGCGCAGCCCACCGGTGCCCCGTCCTGGTTCCCCTGCAACGACCGACCCGACGACAAGGCCACCTACCGCTTCGAGGTCACCGCCGAGACCGGCTACGACGTCGTCGCGAACGGCGACCTGCTCGGCCGCGAACGAGCACGGGCAGGGACGACCTGGACGTACGCCGTCACCGAGCCGATGGCGACGTACCTGGCGACCGTGCAGATCGGGCGCTACCGGACCACGACGCTGCACGGCGCCGCCCGCGCGACCGCCGCCGTCGGGACCCTGCCGACCGTGACGGTGCACCACCCGGCCGACATGACCGCCGCCGTCCGGACGGACTTCGGGCGGGTGCCCGACATGCTCGCCCTCTACGCGGACGTCTTCGGGCCGTACCCGTTCTCGTCGTACGGCATCGTCGTCACCGACGACGAGCTCGAGATCCCGCTCGAGGCGCACGGCCTGGCCGTCTTCGGGCGGAACCACGTCGACGGCGCGCACGGGACCGACCGCCTGATCGCCCACGAGCTCGCGCACCAGTGGTGGGGCAACTCGGTCACCGCCGCGCGGTGGCGGGACATCTGGCTGCACGAGGGCTTCGCCTGCTACGCCGAGTGGCTGTGGTCGGAGCACCGCGGTGGCGACACGGCCGACACGCTCGCGGAGCGCCACCGGACCGGGCTCCTCGCGGGTCCGCAGGACCTGGTGGTCGCCGACCCCGGGGCCGCCGACATGTTCGACGACCGGGTGTACAAGCGGGGCGCCCTGGCCCTGCACGCCGTCCGGCGGACCTTCGGCGACGCGGCGTTCACCGCCGGGCTGCGGACGATCACCGCGGCGCACCGGCACGGATCCGTCACATCGGCGGCCGTGTACGAGGCGTTCGCGACCGCCGCGGGCGTGCCGGTGCTCGCGGTGCGCCGGGTCACCGGACCCTGGATCGACGAGCCCGGCGTCCCCGCGCTCCCCGACGCCGGCGAGTCCTAG
- the argS gene encoding arginine--tRNA ligase, which translates to MTPAELSAAYLSILTGIVERRGASDTVTIGESHVALERPKNRAHGDWASNAAMQLAKRLGTNPRELATEIAGELTELDGVASVDVAGPGFINITLEAAAAGEIARTIVDQGVAFGHGDLYEGVSIDLEFVSANPTGPIHMGGVRWAAVGDSLARVFEAQGGLVTREYYFNDHGAQIDRFARSLVASALGEPTPDDGYGGAYIGEIAARVIATLPAGTDVRDLPRDEAQEVFRREGVEFMFADIKSSLHDFGVDFDVYFHENSLHESKAVERAIERLQSLGKMYEADGALWLRTTDFGDDRDRVVIKSDGQPAYIAGDLAYYLDKRERGFERNLIMLGADHHGYVGRMMAMCAAFGDEPGKNLEILIGQMVNLLKDGQPFRMSKRNGTIVSMEDLVDAVGVDAGRYALVRFASDTSIDIDLDLLTKRTNDNPVFYVQYAHARTQSVARNAASAGVDRSAFDASLLTHETEGALLGALAEYPRVVRQAAELREPHRIARYIEQLAGLYHRWYDACRVTPLGDEAVTDLHRTRLWLNDATGQVVRNGLGLLGVSAPERM; encoded by the coding sequence GTGACTCCTGCCGAACTCTCCGCCGCGTACCTGTCGATCCTGACCGGGATCGTCGAGCGACGAGGCGCGTCCGACACCGTGACGATCGGGGAGTCCCACGTGGCCCTCGAGCGGCCGAAGAACCGTGCGCACGGCGACTGGGCGTCGAACGCGGCGATGCAGCTCGCGAAGCGCCTCGGCACGAACCCGCGCGAGCTCGCGACCGAGATAGCCGGCGAGCTGACCGAGCTCGACGGTGTCGCCTCGGTCGACGTCGCCGGTCCCGGCTTCATCAACATCACGCTCGAGGCCGCCGCAGCCGGCGAGATCGCCCGCACGATCGTCGACCAGGGGGTCGCGTTCGGGCACGGTGACCTGTACGAGGGCGTGTCGATCGACCTCGAGTTCGTCTCCGCCAACCCGACCGGCCCGATCCACATGGGCGGCGTCCGCTGGGCTGCCGTCGGTGACTCGCTCGCCCGCGTGTTCGAGGCGCAGGGCGGCCTCGTCACGCGCGAGTACTACTTCAACGACCACGGCGCGCAGATCGACCGCTTCGCCCGGTCGCTCGTCGCCTCGGCGCTGGGGGAGCCCACGCCGGACGACGGCTACGGCGGTGCGTACATCGGCGAGATCGCGGCGCGCGTCATCGCGACCCTGCCCGCGGGCACCGACGTCCGTGACCTGCCGCGCGACGAGGCGCAGGAAGTCTTCCGCCGCGAGGGCGTCGAGTTCATGTTCGCCGACATCAAGTCGTCGCTGCACGACTTCGGGGTCGACTTCGACGTGTACTTCCACGAGAACTCGTTGCACGAGTCGAAGGCCGTCGAGCGTGCCATCGAGCGGCTGCAGTCCCTCGGTAAGATGTACGAGGCCGACGGTGCGCTCTGGCTCCGCACGACCGACTTCGGCGACGACCGCGACCGTGTCGTGATCAAGTCCGACGGGCAGCCGGCGTACATCGCGGGCGACCTGGCGTACTACCTCGACAAGCGCGAGCGCGGGTTCGAGCGGAACCTCATCATGCTCGGTGCGGACCACCACGGCTACGTCGGTCGGATGATGGCCATGTGCGCCGCGTTCGGCGACGAGCCGGGCAAGAACCTCGAGATCCTCATCGGCCAGATGGTGAACCTGCTCAAGGACGGCCAGCCGTTCCGCATGTCGAAGCGCAACGGCACGATCGTGTCGATGGAGGACCTCGTCGACGCCGTGGGTGTCGATGCCGGCCGCTACGCGCTCGTGCGGTTCGCGAGCGACACGTCGATCGACATCGACCTCGACCTGCTGACGAAGCGGACCAACGACAACCCGGTCTTCTACGTGCAGTACGCCCACGCCCGCACGCAGTCCGTCGCCCGCAACGCCGCCTCGGCCGGGGTCGACCGTTCGGCGTTCGACGCGTCGCTGCTCACCCACGAGACCGAGGGCGCCCTGCTGGGGGCCCTCGCCGAGTACCCGCGCGTCGTGCGGCAGGCGGCCGAGCTCCGTGAGCCGCACCGCATCGCGCGGTACATCGAGCAGCTCGCCGGGCTCTACCACCGCTGGTACGACGCCTGCCGCGTGACGCCGCTCGGCGACGAGGCCGTGACGGACCTGCACCGCACGCGCCTCTGGCTGAACGACGCGACCGGCCAGGTCGTCCGCAACGGTCTCGGCCTCCTCGGGGTGAGCGCGCCCGAGCGCATGTAG
- a CDS encoding homoserine dehydrogenase, with product MIEYRNVRVALLGAGSVGSQVARLLLEHGDELASRAGAGLELVGIAVRDLGAPRDVDLPKELFTTDAQSLILGADIVVELIGGIEPARTLVLQALQSGADVVTGNKALLATHGPELFAAAEQVGAQLYYEAAVAGAIPIIRPLHDSLAGDRIERIMGIVNGTTNFILDLMDREGSTFEAALATATELGYAEADPTADVEGYDAAQKAAILASLAFHTSVPLAAVHREGITAVTIEQVRAARKAGYVVKILATAERLTDESGVEGVSARVYPALVPESHPLASVHGAKNAVFVEAEAAGDLMFYGAGAGGVETASAVLGDLVSAARRHVIGGPGIAESTQSALPVFPIGTVRTRYQITLHVADAPGVLSTVAGVLAKHGVSVETVEQTAATDPGDGTAGTANLVIGTHLARESDLAATVVALRNEDVVVEITSVLRVVGA from the coding sequence ATGATCGAATACCGCAACGTCCGCGTCGCGCTGCTCGGAGCCGGCTCCGTCGGTTCCCAGGTGGCGCGCCTGCTCCTCGAGCACGGCGACGAGCTGGCGTCACGGGCCGGTGCCGGCCTCGAGCTCGTCGGCATCGCGGTGCGGGACCTCGGAGCGCCGCGTGACGTGGACCTGCCGAAGGAGCTCTTCACGACCGACGCGCAGTCGCTGATCCTCGGCGCGGACATCGTCGTCGAGCTCATCGGCGGCATCGAGCCGGCGCGCACCCTGGTGCTGCAGGCGCTGCAGTCCGGCGCGGACGTCGTCACCGGCAACAAGGCGCTCCTCGCGACGCACGGTCCCGAGCTCTTCGCTGCCGCCGAGCAGGTCGGTGCACAGCTCTACTACGAGGCTGCCGTCGCCGGGGCGATCCCGATCATCCGGCCGCTGCACGACTCGCTCGCGGGTGACCGCATCGAGCGCATCATGGGCATCGTCAACGGCACGACGAACTTCATCCTCGACCTGATGGACCGCGAGGGCTCGACCTTCGAGGCTGCTCTCGCCACCGCGACCGAGCTCGGGTACGCCGAGGCCGACCCGACCGCCGACGTCGAGGGCTACGACGCCGCGCAGAAGGCCGCGATCCTGGCCTCCCTCGCGTTCCACACCTCGGTGCCGCTCGCCGCCGTGCACCGCGAGGGCATCACCGCCGTCACGATCGAGCAGGTCCGCGCCGCGCGCAAGGCCGGCTACGTCGTGAAGATCCTGGCCACCGCCGAGCGCCTGACGGACGAGTCCGGCGTCGAGGGCGTCAGCGCCCGTGTCTACCCGGCGCTCGTCCCGGAGTCGCACCCCCTCGCGAGCGTGCACGGCGCGAAGAACGCCGTGTTCGTCGAGGCCGAGGCCGCTGGCGACCTCATGTTCTACGGTGCCGGTGCCGGCGGTGTCGAGACCGCGTCCGCCGTGCTCGGCGACCTGGTGTCGGCGGCCCGCCGTCACGTCATCGGGGGCCCGGGCATCGCGGAGTCGACCCAGTCGGCACTGCCCGTCTTCCCGATCGGCACCGTCCGCACGCGTTACCAGATCACGCTGCACGTCGCCGACGCCCCGGGCGTGCTGTCGACCGTCGCCGGCGTCCTGGCGAAGCACGGCGTCAGCGTCGAGACCGTCGAGCAGACCGCCGCCACCGACCCGGGCGACGGCACTGCCGGCACCGCGAACCTCGTCATCGGCACGCACCTCGCCCGCGAGTCCGACCTGGCCGCCACGGTCGTCGCGCTCCGGAACGAGGACGTCGTCGTCGAGATCACCAGCGTCCTGCGGGTCGTCGGGGCCTGA
- the lysA gene encoding diaminopimelate decarboxylase — protein MSANPLAPPRLRFPADASALTARIWPASATRTDDGELVVGGITASDLVAQFGSPLYVVDEHDVQARAARVRTAFTEAFGRIGTRAHVYYAAKAFLTTQVAAWMAEAGLRIDVCTAGELAVALAGGADPALLGFHGNDKSDAEIARAVEVGLGTIVLDSHEEIGRVARAAADAGTVQRVRIRINSGVHASTHEYLATAREDQKFGIPLTEAAEAAAAVRAEPSLAFVGLHSHIGSQIFDESGFREAARRLMDVHAELVASGPVPELNLGGGWGIDYTEADEAFAPEDVADALATIVADACAERGIPVPEIAVEPGRYIVGPAGLTLYRVGTIKPVTLETDDGSSATRTYVSVDGGMSDNPRPALYGADYTARLARASDAPAVLTRVVGKHCESGDIVVNDDYLPGDVHRGDLLAVAATGAYCWSLASNYNHVGRPPVVAVADGAARILVRGESIDDLLARDTGVVAGSGR, from the coding sequence GTGAGCGCGAACCCCCTTGCCCCGCCGCGGCTGCGGTTCCCGGCCGACGCGTCCGCCCTGACCGCGCGGATCTGGCCGGCCTCCGCGACGCGCACCGACGACGGCGAACTGGTCGTCGGCGGGATCACCGCGTCCGACCTCGTCGCGCAGTTCGGCTCGCCGCTCTACGTGGTCGACGAACACGACGTGCAGGCGCGCGCAGCGCGGGTGCGCACCGCATTCACCGAGGCGTTCGGACGCATCGGCACCCGCGCCCACGTCTACTACGCGGCGAAGGCGTTCCTCACGACCCAGGTCGCCGCGTGGATGGCCGAGGCCGGTCTGCGGATCGACGTGTGCACCGCGGGCGAGCTCGCGGTGGCGCTGGCCGGGGGAGCGGACCCCGCGCTCCTCGGGTTCCACGGCAACGACAAGTCCGACGCCGAGATCGCCCGGGCGGTCGAGGTGGGCCTCGGCACGATCGTCCTCGACAGCCACGAGGAGATCGGGCGCGTCGCCCGTGCGGCCGCCGACGCGGGCACCGTGCAGCGCGTCCGCATCCGGATCAACAGCGGCGTGCACGCCTCCACCCACGAGTACCTCGCCACGGCGCGGGAGGACCAGAAGTTCGGCATCCCCCTCACCGAAGCAGCCGAGGCCGCCGCCGCCGTCCGCGCGGAGCCGTCGCTCGCGTTCGTCGGGCTGCACTCGCACATCGGTTCGCAGATCTTCGACGAGTCCGGCTTCCGCGAGGCCGCCCGCCGCCTGATGGACGTGCACGCGGAACTCGTGGCGTCCGGTCCGGTGCCGGAGCTCAACCTCGGCGGGGGCTGGGGCATCGACTACACCGAGGCTGACGAAGCGTTCGCGCCGGAGGACGTCGCCGACGCCCTCGCGACGATCGTGGCCGATGCCTGCGCAGAACGCGGCATCCCGGTCCCCGAGATCGCGGTCGAGCCCGGCCGGTACATCGTCGGTCCCGCCGGGCTGACGCTCTACCGGGTGGGCACGATCAAGCCCGTGACGCTCGAGACCGACGACGGCTCGTCGGCGACCCGGACGTACGTCTCGGTCGACGGCGGCATGAGCGACAACCCGCGGCCGGCCCTGTACGGAGCCGACTACACGGCGCGGCTCGCCCGGGCCTCCGACGCCCCGGCGGTGCTCACCCGGGTCGTCGGCAAGCACTGTGAGTCGGGCGACATCGTGGTCAACGACGACTACCTGCCGGGTGACGTGCACCGGGGTGACCTGCTCGCCGTCGCCGCCACCGGTGCGTACTGCTGGTCGCTCGCCAGCAACTACAACCACGTCGGACGCCCGCCGGTCGTCGCGGTCGCGGACGGCGCAGCCCGTATCCTCGTCCGTGGCGAGTCGATCGACGACCTGCTCGCCCGCGACACGGGGGTCGTCGCCGGCTCCGGCCGCTGA